A genomic region of Botrytis cinerea B05.10 chromosome 9, complete sequence contains the following coding sequences:
- the Bcage2 gene encoding Bcage2, which yields MSGILSKRQLARNEQALQELVKLPGNSVCADCQARNPGWASWSLGIFLCMRCAALHRKLGTHITKVKSLSMDSWSKDQVDHMKKTGNVASNRIYNPQNTRPPIPIDADEADSAMERFIRQKYANGPSAQRRNNTGSSSSDDHPPPLPPKNGTKFGFRSASSIFPLSSKAKKDNADARAEFDDYSQAPSPPRKNKHSRIFGTSLDATDDLESKLAKLRELGFRDEKRNTTVLKGLSGNLEKAIETLVRLGEGGSSARTASSINSSGPRTPASPPGLSFDRPQATSPTISSASNNPFDRLDNPVFPQVQSTQSTGSMAQGQNQMMEGNPYQNIASTNPFGLMPSQSQINLNQAFQNMSVSTTQPLFPHHTGGLPGSQQPSVQQLYQQSMTPPVPSLPQNYYAHAPTSYKNPGQQPQSQQIDRNNSNTNPFMQQASPQPVINTNLQSNPYMQQPVMQQPLFASPVTQTPQQQYPPGGYNMGVQNPPQQMNPFFNQASVQQQQQQQQNQQQQQQQQLQQQQQQQQQQQQQQQQQQQQQRSQLQYGYQQQQQPQSQYQQPPVQPQQSQYDQYRQQTYPMMPQQTGRLVDKRSILDLYNYPQLAPTQIQQQQQPEPMQQQVPQVAEMPQPNGQMPGGSNNPFMSNVPAVQATANGSGRQISRESMMVDAGSWQNGRHSPDAWGQISGRR from the exons ATGTCGGGAATCTTAAGCAAGCGACAGCTTGCGCGGAATGAGCAGGCACTTCAAGAACTTGTGAAGTTGCCAGGAAACAGTGTTTGCGCAGACTGCCAGGCTAGGAATCCAG GATGGGCAAGTTGGAGT CTGGGAATATTCTTATGTATGCGTTGCGCGGCATTACACCGAAAGCTGGGAACACACATCACAAAAGTTAAATCATTGAGTATGGATTCATGGTCGAAAGATCAAGTAGAT CATATGAAGAAGACTGGAAATGTCGCGTCAAATCGAATCTACAATCCTCAAAATACTCGACCTCCGATCCCTATTGATGCCGATGAAGCAGATTCGGCCATGGAACGATTTATACGACAGAAATATGCCAACGGACCGTCAGCCCAGAGACGGAATAACACTGGCAGTTCGAGCTCAGACGATCATCCTCCACCGCTTCCTCCCAAAAATGGGACCAAATTCGGCTTCAGATCggcttcttcaattttcccCCTATCCTCAAAGGCGAAAAAAGACAATGCAGATGCGCGGGCAGAATTCGATGATTATAGCCAAGCGCCATCACCTCCGCGAAAGAATAAACATTCCAGAATATTCGGAACTTCCCTCGATGCAACAGATGATCTCGAGTCAAAGTTGGCGAAATTGCGAGAGCTGGGGTtcagagatgagaagagaaatacGACTGTGCTAAAAGGCTTGAGTGGAAATTTGGAGAAAGCTATTGAAACTCTAGTTCGACTCGGCGAAGGTGGCTCCAGTGCAAGAACGGCATCGTCTATAAATTCTTCTGGGCCGCGAACCCCAGCTAGCCCACCTGGTCTATCATTTGACCGACCTCAAGCAACCAGTCCTACGATATCATCGGCCTCGAACAACCCATTTGATAGGCTTGATAATCCGGTATTTCCTCAAGTACAATCCACACAGTCTACCGGTTCAATGGCACAAGGACAAAATCAGATGATGGAAGGAAATCCATATCAGAATATTGCGAGCACAAATCCATTCGGATTAATGCCGTCACAGTCACAAATTAATCTCAACCAGGCCTTTCAAAATATGTCGGTATCTACGACACAGCCTCTCTTCCCTCACCACACAGGGGGGCTGCCTGGTTCTCAACAACCATCTGTGCAGCAATTATATCAGCAATCTATGACACCTCCCGTTCCTTCCCTACCACAAAACTACTATGCTCATGCTCCAACCTCATACAAAAATCCAGGTCAACAGCCTCAATCACAGCAGATAGATCGAAACAACTCAAATACTAATCCATTCATGCAACAAGCATCACCGCAACCAGTCATCAACACCAATCTTCAATCGAACCCTTATATGCAACAACCGGTGATGCAACAACCTCTATTTGCGAGTCCAGTCACTCAAACACCACAACAGCAGTATCCGCCCGGAGGCTACAACATGGGAGTGCAGAACCCTCCACAACAAATGAATCCTTTCTTTAACCAGGCGAGTGtgcagcagcaacaacagcagcaacaaaatcaacagcagcaacagcaacaacagttacaacaacagcaacaacaacaacaacaacagcaacagcaacaacaacaacaacaacaacaacaaagaTCGCAATTGCAGTATGGATATcagcagcaacagcaaccgcaatcacaatatcaacaacctcCAGTCCAACCCCAGCAATCTCAGTATGATCAATATCGACAGCAAACTTACCCAATGATGCCCCAGCAGACTGGACGATTAGTTGATAAGCGCAGTATTTTGGATCTTTACAATTATCCTCAATTAGCGCCTACTCAGattcaacaacagcaacaaccaGAACCTATGCAACAACAGGTACCTCAAGTCGCGGAAATGCCCCAGCCTAACGGACAAATGCCAGGCGGCAGTAATAACCCCTTCATGTCCAATGTGCCGGCAGTACAGGCCACAGCCAACGGATCTGGTAGACAAATTAGTCGTGAGAGTATGATGGTAGATGCTGGCAGTTGGCAAAATGGGAGACATAGTCCAGATGCATGGGGACAGATTAGTGGGAGGCGgtaa